One part of the Candidatus Cloacimonadaceae bacterium genome encodes these proteins:
- the nth gene encoding endonuclease III, whose amino-acid sequence MMILFDIDTVMKELDIHFHSVPTPVVDLIAAKTKDPFKVLVATILSARTKDATTAKVATELFKLVNKADDFDKLSFEQLDAIVYQTGFHREKTKHLKALPRVLNERFQGKVPNAIDDLLLLPGVGRKTANLVRAVAFSLPAICVDIHVHRISNRWGYINTKTPLESEMALRKLLPQKHWLSYNSFVVAFGQNLCTPRKPHCADCPIKENCQRVGVL is encoded by the coding sequence ATGATGATTTTATTTGATATCGATACCGTGATGAAGGAACTGGATATCCATTTCCACAGCGTCCCCACCCCAGTCGTGGACCTGATCGCGGCAAAGACCAAAGACCCCTTCAAGGTGTTAGTGGCCACTATCCTCAGCGCCAGAACGAAGGACGCCACCACCGCCAAAGTGGCGACGGAACTATTCAAACTCGTAAACAAAGCCGATGACTTTGACAAGCTCAGCTTCGAACAATTGGACGCCATCGTATATCAGACCGGCTTTCACAGGGAAAAGACGAAACACCTCAAAGCGCTGCCCAGAGTGCTGAACGAACGCTTCCAAGGAAAAGTTCCCAACGCCATCGACGACCTGCTGCTGCTACCCGGAGTGGGACGCAAAACGGCAAACCTCGTGCGTGCCGTGGCATTTTCCCTGCCTGCCATCTGCGTGGACATCCATGTGCACCGCATCAGCAACCGCTGGGGCTACATCAATACCAAAACCCCGCTGGAAAGCGAGATGGCACTGCGCAAACTCCTGCCTCAAAAGCACTGGCTGAGCTATAACTCCTTCGTTGTCGCCTTCGGGCAAAACCTCTGCACACCCAGAAAACCACATTGCGCCGATTGCCCGATCAAAGAAAACTGCCAAAGAGTGGGAGTTCTGTAG